Part of the Primulina eburnea isolate SZY01 unplaced genomic scaffold, ASM2296580v1 ctg358_ERROPOS102878, whole genome shotgun sequence genome is shown below.
TTAGGTGTGGTTTAGGGTGTGGTTTTAAGACTCTAAATCGTGCAAATACTTGGTTTGATCATGTCCTAATCATGGAAGCTCTTTGAAGCACATAAAAACATGTTtttaaatccttaaatcatgAACTTTACACATGGTTATGAAAAAATACGAAAATTTCATATGAACTTCAAGCTTTTCATGCAAACACAATTTAAAACACTAGTACGATGTGATAGACaagaaaaggagatgtatggcgtgcctttgcgttttaaacgtaCGATTATatgttgacgacgaagaacgggggCGAGAAGACGATGGCTTTGATGCCACCCTTGATTAACCGAAAAGTTGAGTATGATCgatggttaggttactcgatagatGTATAAAAAGATTTAAGTAGACATctggtcttgagaaattttttttgtaagttATTAAGAAAATTGGGAATAAGtaaatatgtgtgttggaattatgttatctaaAACTATTTGGATTGCGTAAGTTGAATTTAAAATGTATGAAATATTTGTTAGTACGGAAATTTTTGTGGGAGAAATAaatacaaaagggaattagtggtgttcaacataagttatcaatcaatgaatattaagatttttattgagtaagaaatctaaaagtttgccatggtggtacgacaaatcacgatgcattttattaattaatgaatattgcaatacaaagtaatggataaacaacaattacaagtaatcgtaaaaataaagaaaaaacatgaggatgatattctccgataaatacaagaatcgtaaatataataactaaaataattgaaaataactttgcaaaagccatcttctttttcttcgaaaaaaaaaatatttgatgaagaataagttttagaagagaagagaaagttggagtgattgaatgtattTGTGAGATAATATTtatagagaaaaaaaaaactagccgTTAGTTACcgttttatgaccgttggtatatgtatgtatttgtataattttatggtaaaaatatggtgtatataatattagatatgtttaaataattatgtatatcatatctcattattataatgagatgtcataatttattttgtttaaaaatcttatagacttttatacttgtcgtatcccttactcgaaattaaaggttggcaacaattttatatttgggacgtATTTGTAAATAACTAAGTTACATACGGTGGTATTGTAAGGTAAAGAATTGATTCAAGAGttgtaggccaatattattATGAGGTAAGAAAAATGTTCAAGTTATAAGTGTATTGCCGAGGATAGGAGTTGATCAGTAAATTTTTTTGGGTGCAAAGAATTCTTAAGATGGACTGCATAAATACTAATGTAATAGGCCGTTGACATTACAAGTATAGTATAAAGaaggtaagatacgataaggTTGAACCTCCATTTATAATATTGAGAACGAcaagaaaagtcagaattcgggATTTTAGTAAAGTAaactaagttaccataagtTGTGAATCGCAAATGAGGTTTTTGGTAGGAAATTTAATTCggattgaagagacgtaaggataacataagacttaatttatcagagtagcgcagcggtagcaTGGATTgatgggatactagaattaagaatctaaacttttgAATTACCGatgataagcgaatttcggggacgaaattcaaattaagggggatagattgtgatgtctcgaaaattagaagtccacatgaaccacgtgagtgcaagttattaaatttcttatgtattttattaaatgattttaatgcatgtttatttcattagattgtgttttaattcataatttaagaatttgcattattttaatagatATGTCTAGTGGATATACGTTAAAAAGgttttcttgagtttatgttacaggcgaatattcgatgcgggatcgaggaaaagatcgGCAACGATTCtgtcaattttaaaatatggtatttattttatttaagaaaaggatggagtatttaaaataatttaattaattttagtaatttaagagcctaattaaattatttaaatgattaattgattttaaatttttagagtTGTAGCATTTGTGcatcttatttaaatttaaaatttatagtgGGGTAATatgggttttattttaaagtagtatgttaaatatttttttaaatatattttaatcatgttCCACTCATATACACATGTTACaaattcttttatatatatatatatatgtatatatatatatatatgtatatatatatatatatttaaatcatgcaagcacacacactttgactcacacacacacacacacactcacatatttacacacacatatacacgtACACATATGCACACAAAACAAAAACACAACACATTATTTTCTATTCAACTTTTTGACTAAATAGATGGGAAGCTTTGAAAGAACTCTTTTGCATCAatcttttctccatttcttcctCTCTCATTTCCCTCCATCACGTAGCTTTTATCTGGAAATTCCAGCAGCAATTTAGTAagttttattcaaagaaaatcgagccacgttcgtcccgaaTCGTCTATcgctccgtctccgcttcggtatcgtcgttacggtatttttaaatatcaaaaggcacgtataatctgttcttgctgcatcgatcatgtcatattatgtgttgagttgtttttaagcataaaaatgtatatatgaTGTAGATGTTTGAGCAAGAAATGTATTGAATATGTTTTGAACAAATTTTAAATCCGAAAACTCTTGTTTTGATGTTCTTTTgaaaactgcaatttttcggtacatattttgagaaaactttcaactacaaaaacgtagatcttttcgatacgttcgatttgatataaaaaatttgagttatttagattaaaaacgagtgagttatggtgtttttagtgTGACTACTCAAATTAGATCCGAAAATTTCTGTTTTGATGTTCTTTCGAAAATTGCaatttttcggtacatattttgagaaaactttcaactacaaaaacgtagatatttttgatacgttcgatttgatataaaattctagttatttggattaaaaacgagtgacttatgatgtttttcgtatgactgctcaaatcgtgtttcaagaaagttatgaattttaatgtgttcttgaagtttttatgttgcaggctttgttggggatcgatgggtgatcgttgctgcatataagaaagttagtaatgatgtttagagtatttttgaggtttcgaTTCAAGTCAttaagagcttgaattattaagaagttgtaagaaataaactttaatataaatgacagtATTTTTGGGTCGTATAaattgtagggtgattataaaagtttagttcattgttatggtgccctagaatggtctcatagtgttgaatcttgatgcattatgtgttaattgggagaatagacatgtcataaaattttcatcaaataaTTCGTTGGGCAGacggacacggacccggagaTGGAGGTTAGCACGGGGTTCGTGCCTTCTCATTTCTTCGACACATATTTAAACGCACAGACACgtacccctacacggacctagggacggggtccgtgccccttctttTACATGACACATATGaggcagtacctacacggacccggggcctGACctgggtacggggtccgtgtagcttcagtttttgggataaatattttatcactTAAGGTTTGGTTTGAGGTTTTATGCTATGATTTAACATTGATGTTTTACAAGGTCAAGTGGTGagaaattatagaatgttctaagaatttatttagcttgAGATTAAGCATGACttttacgtttaagttgtacaCGTTAAGCttatgaattcatgttagtatgttgcagcaacgacacgattgacatccaacgaatccctcaacgccaagtaagtaagtatgatgacgtgcaaagaaaatattttatgttttggaggtatgctaaatgtcttgtgaccaaagtatgtttaggattggaaagcgttaaattatgaacggggaccaatccgctcgttaaattatgaacgggttagatcgaggttgggaagcgttaaattatgaatggggaccaactagcccgttaaattatgaacggggatctcatgtatgtggcagtggatacgtccctgtcggcccagtactgtggtttgtctgatcaggcatttattgtgttatgggtcacttgctttgaaacatcctctacgaaaatgatAAAGTTACGtttgttcaagtatgttcaagtatgcagtatgtttatgaaagtttatgatgatggcacgtcagagtatgtatgtacgtatgttcaaagtCATTATGCAAAGTTCAAAGTTATCATGCAAAGTTCAAGCTattattcaagttcaagtttcaaagtatgtatgttcaagttttaaggttattatgaaagttttaaatttattatgcaagtttcaagtttattatgcaagttcaagtttcaagttatgtatgttctatttttaagttgcatgcgattttattatgtagtactcgttattccagtttatacatgttgagtctttagactcactagaattgatcgatgcaggtgagtatgttgaggaggagacaggaggtggcgatcaaggggcaggcttggactgagcggaaggctaaacccgaggaccactatgtttatgttttatgaaaactttaaaatattatgtttttatgttggatgtgagatgatttgaaataagtactttgttggaaaatattagttgggaatgtttattttaatattattaagttaaatgacaagtgacgaccgtatgaaattttatgtttaagaaaatttttaattttttcgcaaattttgaagtagtaaaagtacggtacgttacagaatgggcataactttttactcagaccttgaaatgacctgaaactagtaggagattcaagaaaagacatagggctacaatttcatgtttaccactttgGCCAATTCAGAAAAAAAAGTGCACATTTGGCCCTTGGACCGAGGGTACACGAACCCCTACACAGGGTCCGGGTCTTGCCAGGAAAAATGGGTGATTTCtcgtgtgtacacggacctttaCACGGGGggaggcacggggtccgtgtatttGGCGTAGAAAGCATATTTTTAAGAGTTTCCAAGCCATTAAGTTATTCATTTGCTTACTCATCTTGCATCCATCGACTTGTGgagctagggttcttcatttATTCTCTTAATTCCTTTCTTTTCAAGGTTTGAATCTTCAATTTGGAGGTGTGATCTTCATATCCTCAAGAGCAAGTAACCAAGGTAAGGGAATTATCTTTTGGGTATTTGGTTGAAGTGAAGGTAAGGTGGTTTAGGCTTGAATGATAGTTTATAGGTTGAAAATGTGAAGTTAATGGTATAATCTTGATCTTATGTTGTAGGATCAACTACGAAGAAGCtatctgtagtgacccgttccagaatcacctactaagcaagaactaagcatgcaattaacctaatcaacaataatcagagataacagcggaaaaagtcaacaaaataaagttatacaacccaactGAAATCTAGAATAACCCAGAataaaaatatccaatacaaccatatcgaatcaaaacaataccaataaactaaaccaaccagctactcaacgtcctcctcctgctcctcctgagctgtccaacctgaggcctgccccgtgggaatggggtgtccaagaataaacaaaaccgaggacgtgagcgataagaacgcccagtacaaaagtatgagtatacagacctatatgaaatgcacatgctatgatcatgataccggggtagtcaagaaacaggagtcacaagaggatctcaacaatgctcagtctagaggcgccaagtggatagtgccgcgcggtccaacctctgggtcactgcatccactacaagacagacgtggacctaaaatgtcccggaccaccgaagccctcccgacccgtcggccactgtgtactctcggtgtccatgcgtctacaagacagggctgagcggccccaagatatatagcttatctcgaaagagatacagctcaacagcaaaggctatctcgaagaagatacggctcaacatgaaatgcaacgtgcagtaataaacgtgacataatagcatgcatcaaatgacatatatcaatgcaccacataatcatgcaacacatatatgaatgtatactcaaccaggatatctcggatagtactttcgtacctctatcacagcaatcataatccactggaacaaccagacaacaggtctaatccaagcctattcatcaagtgaaaaccatcactaaacttatctaccagacttaactagataatcctgagataaatactgataaaattccaaaccttcgtccgtcgctagcccgctgatgccgctagctcccaactagagcacagctctgctacaagaccagcagctccccgctagtgcccaaatctcggaacaagactagaacctgtcagaaacgactgaaatgctacggaactctctgaattggcgagtcaaaatgaggaaatccgaccactatttataggccatgttcggatcctccgaacaacacttcggagcgtccgaacgctacgtgtccattggctcttgacagctcatgttcggatcctccgatcatacacttcggaccgtccgaacatacacgtgtccatcgactcttgacacctcatgttcggatccaccgaacccacttcggaccttccgaactcttcgttgctaccgaaccatcttcggtccgtccgatcatgactcggtcaaaattacacattaatccgttaattacccaatttgggattcgggctactacactatCAGAACAAGTTCTGTTGGTTGTAAGTGGGCTTTTTCCTTGAATGCATCTCATGGCCTATATGTATGATTAATGATGTTGTTAATGTTCCTAGCTCCTTTAATACATTGATTATATACTTGCTATGTAATGGTTCATTgattgaaagaaaaagaaaagaattttGATGCCAATTGCTAAGAAAGGAGCTAGTTCTAATTTCATGCACACCACATGGTTGATAAAATGATTCAATGGTTTTTTTATGGCTTGATAGTTATATGGTAGTGGCGGTGCTTCTAGCACTTCTAAATCCACATAACGGAAGTTGATCAACATTTAACATGTACAGTGACTGATTTTTGACTGAAATGTACATGTATACCATCGACGGATGACTTATCAATGCCATAAAGAAATGGTTGATAGAATGTCATCTTATAATTGTTATCTAGATATTCCATTGAACGATGACATTTCCTATGGTTCAATGGTAATGATTCTTTTCTTTACACTATtgtatatgtaattgttatTGAAAGTTCTGCTTACTGAGTTTTGTAaactcattccagttatgtcaTCTGATGCAGATAAAAAGGAATAGCGATGGAAGTGTCGAGGCATGGAAGGTGCATGTGCCAAAACTTGGAGAGTGATGTTTTGATGAAATGTGGCAATTATAAAATTGTTTCGAGTATTGTACCTTGGTTCATGTTTTGAACAAGAAAATTATGTCTtaacttttgtcaaacttttgGTATTTATGAATATGATATCTATGTGTTTAGTGGAGGTTTTGAGAATATGTGTATTTTGGGAAAGATTGATTGtggtattatttttttgtttgctTGGAATATTTGGTAAACCTATATTTATGGGTAAACATtgccaaaattttatttaattattatttttctccAAATCTTTTATAAGGCTTCCGCATTATTGCATTTATAGTTTAATGTCATGGGGTAAGGGTGTTACATTTATTGGTATCAGCGCAACGTTTTTCGGACCAATGATTTGGCACATGTCTTCATATGCTTTTGACACTTCGGTATGTATCTTTCTGCATGTTATTGATGTATTGGTATGATGATAAGCTTTACATgtaatatgttttgaaattgattttaaattgaGATGCAATATAGGAAAATGCCACCCAAGAGAAAAGCTACTGAAGTACCTCCTAGAAGGAGAGACGGAGAAGACCGAGGCAGTACTTCATCTAATGCAGTTGATGAGTTTAGTAGGCTAATTCATGAGCAAGCTAAAGTGCAGGGAACAAATCTAGCAACTTCTCCGATTGCAATCACCGGTTCAAGGTAGAGGCCAAGGCCGTGATCAACGAGTTCAAGAACGAGTTGCTGAGGGAGCTTATGATAAATTCAAGAAGATGAATCCACCCGAATTTTTAGGGAGTCCGGACCCTTTAATTGCAATGGAGTTGGTGAAGGCGGTCGAGGCGATCTTTGATTACCTTAACTTTGATGATAAAGATCGAGTGAGTTGTGCTGTTTTCCTCTTAACCAAGACTGCAAGAATTTGGTGGGAAGCAACCAAGGTAATGATTAATGTTCAAACATTGAAATGGAATGAGTTTAAagatttgttctatgacaagtactttcctagCAATGTTAAAGCTTGCAAGGTGAAATAATTGTTGGAGCTAAAGCAAGGGACAATGAGCATGAATGATTACATTTTTAAGTTTGAAGAAGGTTGTCTTTTTGTTCCTTTCATTGCAGCAACGACAAAGATAGATCCGAGCATTTTATGCGGGGTTTGAGGGCGGAGATTCGAAGAGATGTTCGAATGTCAAAGGCTAATTCTTACAAGGAGATTGTTGAGAAAGCATTGATGGCCGAATATGATGAGAAAGAGATTGATAAAGAAAGACAATTTAGGAGGCAACAATTTGTCCAAAAGGGTCAAGCTTCGGTTCAAGGAGGAAAAGGAGGATACAAGAGGAAAGGAAAGGAAAGGAAGAATATCGCGGTAAAGCTCCTGCGGTGCCATCTGGATCAAATAAGCCTTTATGTCCTAAATGCCATAAACCACATAAAGGAGAGTTGGAAGCAATAAATGTTATAGATGTGGAGGTGTTGGGCACATTGCGATCAATTGCACTCAATCATTGGGCAAGGGCCAAGTTCAGGGGCGCATTTTCTCTTTGACCAAGGAAGGAATTAGTCCTGATTCGTCAATCATTTCAGGTACCATTCTTATTTCAGGCAAGGTAGCTACTACTCTTATTGATACTGGCACcacacattcttttatatctGAGCAATTTATTCATTCTCTGGTTCTTGCTCCTATTGGTGAAATTGTCCACTTTTCTATTGTGTTTCCTTCGGGAGATTATAGGTAGCATTTGAGGATCGTGTTACAGCAGTTGAGGGACAacaatttatatgctaaattcaagaagtgtgaattttggctggaGCAAGTTGCATTTTTAGGTCATATcctttccaaggaaggaattgcTGTGGATCCGGCTAAGATTGAAGCAGTTAAGAAGTGGTCTATTCCTTTGACAATTGCTGAGGTACGAAGTTTCCTTGGGTTGGCAGGgtactatcgtcgttttattgctGATTTCTCTAAAATAGACTTGCCACTTACTACTCTGACGAGAAAGACAGTTAAGTTTGAATGGACTAATGAATGTCAACAAGCATTTCAAGTATTGAAGGACAATTGACTTCAGCTCCAGTGTTAGCACTTCCTCAGGAAGTTGAAGACTTTGTGGTGTATACAGATGCTTCCAAGAAAGGTCTTGGTgctgtgttgatgcagcgaggcaaagttattgcttatgcttctcgtcaattGAAGGAGTATGAAAAGAACAATCCgactcatgatctcgaattggcggCCGTGGTATTTGTTTTGAAGATCTGGcgacattatttatatggcgTGAAATGTGAGATTTTCTCAGATCATAAAAGTCTTAAGTATCTCTTTACTCAGAAAGaactgaacatgcgtcagagaaggtggttagaacttgtgaaggattatgattgcactATCAGTTTTCACCCAGGAAAAGCGAATGTGGTTGCTGATGCATTGAGCCGAAAGTGAGGTCTTCAATTGGGTTCTATGATTCAAAAACCTCTGTTGTTGGATTTGCAGAGAAGTGAGATCACATTGGTTGAGGAAGGTACAATCGCTCGACTTTCAACCTTAGTTATTCGACCGACTTTGATTGACAGAATTAAGCATGAGCAACAGTTGGATACTCTTTTGTTGGAATTGAGAGCAAAGGCAGAGAAGAAGGGGAATTCTGAGTTTGGATTGAACAGTGATGGCCTGATTACATTTCAAGGCCGTATTTTTGTTCCTGTTGGTGATGCTATTCGTCGTGATGTTTTGACGGAAGCTCATACTGCATCTTATTTAGTACATCCTGgtggcaccaagatgtatcaagaTCTTCGTCGATTGTATTGATTgtcaggtatgaagaaagatatagCATCACTTATTTCTtaatgtttgacttgtcagcaggtaaagattgagcaccaacGACCGGCGGTTTTATTGCAATCCTTACCTATACCGCAATGGAAGTGGGAACAcatcactatggattttgttgttgggaTGGCAAGAACTCAGAAGGGCTATAATTTATTTGGGTGATCGtggatcgattgaccaagtcatcaCATTTTCTCCCTGTCAAGACGACATGACTTAATATGCAGAGACGTATGTTCAAGAGATTGTAAGACTTCATGGGATACCCgtgtcgattgtttcagatcctGATGCAAGGTTTACATCTgggttttggaagagtcttcatAGAGCTTTGGGTACAAAGTTGGCCTTTagcacagcctatcatcctTAGAGTGATGggcaatcagagagagttatacagattttggaggatatgttgaggacctgtactattgactttcctggtagttgggattcgaAGTTACCTCTTGTCGAGTTCACATATAATAACAGCTACCAGTcctcgattggcatggcaccataTGAAGCGTTATAGGGTAGGAAGTGTAGATCACCTTTATATTGGGACGAAGTAGGAGAAAGGAAGATGTTAGGACCCGAGTTGGTTCAACAAATGGTTGATGTGGTCGCACTGATCAGacagagaatgaagacggctcAATCTCGACAAACAAGTTATGCAAATGTTCAAAGAAGGCCTTTGGAATTCAATGTAGGTGAAAATGTGTTCGTTAAGATAGCTTCCCTCAAAGGAGTtgtgagatttggaaagaaaggtaaGTTGAGTCCTCGCTATATTGgaccttttgagattctggatAGAATTGGTGAAAGAGCGTATCGATTGGCTTTGCCTCCGGATTTGGATCGAGTTCACAGTGTCTACCATGTTTCAATGTTACGGAAGTACTTGTCCAATCCATCCCATGTTCTTC
Proteins encoded:
- the LOC140820991 gene encoding uncharacterized protein; this translates as MELVKAVEAIFDYLNFDDKDRVSCAVFLLTKTARIWWEATKVMINVQTLKWNEFKDLFYDNNDKDRSEHFMRGLRAEIRRDVRMSKANSYKEIVEKALMAEYDEKEIDKERQFRRQQFVQKGQASVQGGKGGYKRKGKERKNIAEGIAVDPAKIEAVKKWSIPLTIAEEVEDFVVYTDASKKGLGAVLMQRGKVIAYASRQLKEYEKNNPTHDLELAAVRSEITLVEEGTIARLSTLVIRPTLIDRIKHEQQLDTLLLELRAKAEKKGNSEFGLNSDGLITFQGRIFVPVGDAIRRDVLTEAHTASYLVHPGGTKMYQDLRRLY